The sequence GTCCTCACCGAGATCGCCGCCCTGTACGCGACGAACCACGCGTTCTTCGAACTCAGTGGCGACTTCCCCGACCCGGACCGCATCACGGTCGAACAGGTCGCCGCCGCCCTCGCCGACGAACTCGCCCATGACGGCGCCGAGGTGCTCCTCGCCCGCTCCGCCGGCCGGCTCGTCGGCCTCGTGGCCACCCTCGCCCACACTTCCCCCGAGGACCCGGCCTCCGACGACCCGGACCCGTGGATCGGGCTGCTGCTCATAGACGCCACCGCGCACCGCGAGGGATACGGCCGGACCGTGACGGCCCTGGTCGAGGACCGCTTCCGTACGGCCGGACGCACGGGCGTACGGCTCGCCGTACTGGACAACAACCCCAAGGCCCTCGCCTTCTGGCAGTCCCAGGGCTACACGGCCCTGCGCCGCGGCACGGACCGCGAACGCGGCCGCGACTGCACGGTGCTGCACAAGCCCCTGACACCCACGGCCTAGGTCGTGTCGTCAAAGTCGCGTCTGGCTGTCGGGGTCCGGCACGCACGCTCGCCGCGTTGTCGTCGGTCGCCGATGCTCCGCATCGACTCCCTCCTCCGCCTTGCGATCGCACGCACCAGACCCCGACAGCACCGCCCTACGGGCGGCCGACGCCACTTTGACGACACTCCCTAGCGGGGCCGTCCCTCGCCGTACAACCACACGTCCCAGACCTTCTTCAGGTCATGGCCCGTCTTCCGCTCCGCGTAGGCGGTGAAATCAGCCGTGTCCGCGTTCCCGTGGCGGTGGTCGGCGGCCCAGCCGCGCAGCAGGGCGAAGAACTTCTCATCCCCCACCTCCTGGCGGATCCGGTGCAGGACCATCGCGCCCCGCTGGTACACCGGGCTCCCGGAGATGTGCTCGGGCCCGGGCGGCGCGGCGGGCGGGAAGGCGTCCCAGTCGGAGTCCGCTTCGGCGTCCACCTCCGTGTCACCGGCCAGGAAGGCCTCGAAGCGGGCCTGCGCGGAGTGCCCGCCGTGGTCCTCGGCCCACAGCCACTCGGCGTAGGTGGCGAAGCCCTCGTTGAGCCACATGTCCTTCCAGGACTTCGGCGACACCGAATTGCCGAACCACTGGTGGGCCAGCTCGTGCAGGACGAGTTCCTCGTCCGCGGGCGCGCCGGGGTACACGGGCTTGGTCTGCGTCTCCAGCGCGTAGGCCAGGGTGCCGCCGGGCAGCACGATCGCACCCGCCGTGCTGAAGGGGTACGGGCCGAAGCGGCCGCTGCCCCACTCCACCATCTCCGGCAGCCGTGCCAGCGGACCCTTGCTGAGGGCCGCCTCCTCGGGCGACACCGCGTTGTAGACGTCGACCCCCGAAGCGGTCCGCCCCTTCGTCACCTCGTACCTGCCGACGGCGGCGGTGGCCAGGTAGCTGGCCATCGGCTCCGGGCTGTGCCACGCGAAGGCGGTCCGGCCGTCGCCCGTATCGCTGCGGGATCGCAACTCGCCGTTGGACACCGCCTCGTAGCCGTCCGGGACGGTGAGCGTGATGTCGTACGTTGCCTTGTCGCTCGGGTGGTGGTTGCCGGGGAACCAGGTCATCGAGCCGACGGGCTCGCCGACGCCGACCGCACCGTCCCCGGTGGTGATCCAGCCCTCCTCCGAACCGTCAGGATCCGCGAGGGCCTTCGGCTTGCCGGCGTAGTCGACCTCCGTACGGAAGACCTCGCCCTTCTTCAGGTCCTCGGCCGGACGCACGGTCAGCTCGTTGCCCGTCCGGTTGAACCGGGCCCGGGCGCCCTGCACCGTCACGCCCTCCACGCGCAGGCCGCTCAGGTCGAGGTTGAAGGAACTGAGGCCCTGCTCGGCGCGGGCCGTGATGACGGCCGTACCGTTCAACTGCCCGTCGGCGGGGTCGTAGTCGAGGTCCAGCGCGTAGTGCTCGACCTGGTAACCGCCGTTGCCCGCCTTGGGGAAGTACGGGTCGCGCAACCCGGCCGCCCCCGGCCTGCCGTGCACGGTGCCGCCCGTACACGCCGCGGTGAGGGCGAGCAGGGCGGCAGCGGCGGTGACGGACAGACGGGATCGAGCGCGTGGTTCCACGCGCTCGATCCTAAGCGGGCCGCCCTCGCCGTTACTTGCTGAGCGCGTCGACACCGGCCTTGGCGAACTTCTCGTCCAGCTCGCCGCTCGGGGCGCCGGCCACGCCGATGCCCGCGACCGGGGCGCCGTTCGCCTGCACCGGGGTGCCGCCGCCGAGGAAGAGGGTGCCGGGGATGTCCTTCAGGTTCGGGGCCTGGGCAAGGCGGCCCACGAGCACCGAGGTCGGG comes from Streptomyces sp. NBC_01408 and encodes:
- a CDS encoding M1 family metallopeptidase, which gives rise to MEPRARSRLSVTAAAALLALTAACTGGTVHGRPGAAGLRDPYFPKAGNGGYQVEHYALDLDYDPADGQLNGTAVITARAEQGLSSFNLDLSGLRVEGVTVQGARARFNRTGNELTVRPAEDLKKGEVFRTEVDYAGKPKALADPDGSEEGWITTGDGAVGVGEPVGSMTWFPGNHHPSDKATYDITLTVPDGYEAVSNGELRSRSDTGDGRTAFAWHSPEPMASYLATAAVGRYEVTKGRTASGVDVYNAVSPEEAALSKGPLARLPEMVEWGSGRFGPYPFSTAGAIVLPGGTLAYALETQTKPVYPGAPADEELVLHELAHQWFGNSVSPKSWKDMWLNEGFATYAEWLWAEDHGGHSAQARFEAFLAGDTEVDAEADSDWDAFPPAAPPGPEHISGSPVYQRGAMVLHRIRQEVGDEKFFALLRGWAADHRHGNADTADFTAYAERKTGHDLKKVWDVWLYGEGRPR
- a CDS encoding GNAT family N-acetyltransferase, encoding MILQPLVPVDGALPGPVLTEIAALYATNHAFFELSGDFPDPDRITVEQVAAALADELAHDGAEVLLARSAGRLVGLVATLAHTSPEDPASDDPDPWIGLLLIDATAHREGYGRTVTALVEDRFRTAGRTGVRLAVLDNNPKALAFWQSQGYTALRRGTDRERGRDCTVLHKPLTPTA